In Juglans regia cultivar Chandler chromosome 5, Walnut 2.0, whole genome shotgun sequence, the following are encoded in one genomic region:
- the LOC109002176 gene encoding putative pentatricopeptide repeat-containing protein At1g56570, giving the protein MSFSVGLGVPQPAYLAILPTPVCNNNKLGRTILMTPSSGTYRGKIAKSAAQYETPVPVPSQFQPLIDLLRDSADNKSVKQAKAVHGFVLKSDFSDRDLLALLNHVAHAYSKCSDYCASHLVFDKMSQRNIFSWTIMIVGSIDNGFFIQGFKFFYEMMIHGILPDAFAYSSIIHTCIGLDSVELGRMVHAQIVIRGFASNTFVTTSVLNMYAKLEMIEDSYKVFETMTEHNQVSWNAMISGFVSNGLHLKAFNHFLRMMKGGITPNMYTLISVSKAVGNLGDIGKGKKVHQCVSELGLESNVLVGTALIDMLSKCGSLRDARSIFDSNFTYCGVNTPWNAMISGYSRCEFSQEALELFVKMCQNDIKSDVYTYCSVFDAIAALKFVQFGKEVHGMVLKSGLNLKVTSVSNAIADAYAKFSLLEDARKVFDRMEERDMVSWTTLVTTYSQCSEWEEALAIFSRMRDEGFIPNQFSFSSVLVVCANLCLLEYGHQIHSLLCKAGLDTDKCIESALIDMYAKCGNITDASKVFERVSNPDTITWTAIISGYAQHGLVEDALQLFRRMEASGMRANAVTLLCVLFACSHGGMVEEGLNYFQQMEDSYGLVPEMEHYACIVDLLGRVGRLDDAMEFIGTMPIEPNIMVWQTLLGACRVHRNLELGEIAAQKILPIMPKYSATYVLLSNAYIETGNYEDGLILREMMKEQGVKKEGGYSWISVEGRIHKFYAGDQQHPQKLDIYAKLEVLRMEIKSMGYVPDLSSVL; this is encoded by the coding sequence ATGAGTTTCTCCGTCGGTCTGGGTGTTCCTCAACCTGCATATCTAGCCATATTGCCCACCCCTGTTTGTAACAACAATAAACTAGGACGCACAATTCTAATGACACCTTCGAGTGGAACTTACAGAGGCAAAATTGCCAAGTCAGCTGCACAATATGAAACTCCCGTACCCGTACCGTCACAATTTCAACCATTGATTGATCTCCTTCGCGACTCTGCAGATAACAAGTCAGTAAAACAAGCGAAAGCGGTTCATGGGTTCGTCTTGAAATCCGATTTTTCGGATAGGGACTTGCTGGCATTGTTAAATCATGTAGCTCATGCATATTCCAAATGCTCGGACTATTGTGCGTCTCATctagtgtttgataaaatgtctCAAAGAAACATATTTTCTTGGACTATCATGATTGTTGGGTCGATCGACAACGGTTTCTTTATTCAAGGGTTCAAGTTTTTTTACGAGATGATGATCCATGGAATCTTGCCCGATGCTTTCGCCTATTCGTCGATCATTCATACGTGCATAGGTTTAGATAGTGTTGAGTTGGGTAGAATGGTGCATGCCCAAATCGTTATCAGAGGCTTTGCATCTAATACTTTTGTTACTACTTCTGTTCTTAACATGTATGCAAAACTGGAGATGATTGAAGATTCGTATAAGGTGTTTGAGACCATGACTGAACATAACCAAGTCTCGTGGAATGCAATGATATCAGGGTTTGTCTCGAATGGTCTTCATTTAAAAGCATTTAATCATTTTCTTAGAATGATGAAAGGAGGCATCACACCAAATATGTACACTCTTATTAGTGTTTCGAAAGCAGTTGGAAACTTAGGTGATATTGGAAAGGGAAAAAAGGTTCACCAGTGTGTTTCTGAATTGGGTCTGGAATCTAATGTTCTTGTGGGAACTGCTCTAATTGATATGCTCTCAAAATGTGGCTCTCTGAGGGATGCAAGATCTATTTTTGACTCAAATTTCACATATTGTGGAGTTAACACACCTTGGAATGCAATGATCTCAGGCTATTCTCGGTGTGAGTTTAGCCAAGAAGCTTTGGAACTATTTGTTAAAATGTGTCAGAATGATATAAAATCCGACGTTTACACTTATTGTAGTGTGTTTGATGCTATTGCTGCTTTAAAGTTTGTGCAATTCGGAAAGGAAGTTCATGGAATGGTTCTGAAGTCTGGATTAAATTTGAAGGTCACAAGTGTTTCCAACGCAATTGCTGATGCATATGCCAAATTTAGTTTGCTTGAAGATGCAAGGAAAGTATTTGATAGAATGGAAGAGAGAGATATGGTGTCTTGGACAACTCTGGTGACTACTTACTCTCAGTGTTCTGAATGGGAGGAAGCACTGGCCATCTTCTCTCGGATGAGGGATGAAGGCTTTATACCAAACCAGTTTTCCTTTTCTAGCGTGCTTGTAGTTTGCGCCAACCTTTGTTTACTTGAATACGGTCATCAAATCCATTCTCTTCTTTGCAAAGCTGGCTTAGACACCGACAAGTGCATAGAAAGTGCTTTAATTGACATGTATGCAAAATGTGGTAATATAACTGATGCATCTAAGGTCTTTGAGAGGGTATCTAACCCTGATACTATTACATGGACAGCTATAATATCAGGCTATGCTCAACATGGTCTAGTGGAGGATGCCCTTCAACTCTTTAGGAGGATGGAGGCGTCAGGTATGAGGGCCAATGCTGTTACCTTATTGTGCGTTCTGTTTGCTTGCAGCCATGGAGGTATGGTGGAGGAGGGCCTAAATTATTTTCAGCAAATGGAGGACAGTTATGGTCTGGTACCAGAGATGGAACATTACGCATGTATTGTTGATCTCTTGGGTCGAGTGGGCCGTTTGGATGATGCAATGGAGTTTATAGGAACAATGCCGATTGAGCCCAACATAATGGTCTGGCAAACCTTGTTGGGAGCATGTAGGGTCCACAGAAACCTTGAGTTAGGAGAAATTGCTGCTCAGAAAATCCTTCCAATTATGCCGAAATACTCAGCCACCTATGTTCTTTTATCCAACGCATACATTGAGACTGGGAATTATGAAGATGGACTTATTTTGAGAGAGATGATGAAAGAGCAGGGTGTGAAGAAGGAAGGGGGATATAGTTGGATTTCTGTTGAAGGTagaattcataaattttatgcagGAGATCAACAACATCCACAGAAATTGGACATATATGCAAAGTTAGAAGTGTTGAGGATGGAGATCAAGTCCATGGGTTATGTTCCAGACTTGAGTTCTGTATTGTGA